One region of Flavobacterium sp. KACC 22763 genomic DNA includes:
- a CDS encoding Crp/Fnr family transcriptional regulator produces the protein MNKCDQCIVRQLSSLKALNKEEVIKLASSKTTYKIKKGEALFEEGEVTNGVFCVKDGVGKLSKLSANGKDQIVKLVKSGELLGQRSMISNEPANLTAKAIADMEVCFIPKTEIINFFNNNNQFSLNMMQSVCEDLKESENEKIALVQKTVKQRLAETLLHLHDEFGEDADKTLKVQLTREELAGIIGTATESCIRLLSDFNKLGLIELVGKKIMLKDVRALKKLADN, from the coding sequence ATGAATAAATGTGATCAATGCATTGTACGCCAGCTAAGCTCATTAAAAGCCCTTAACAAAGAAGAAGTAATTAAATTAGCCAGCAGTAAAACGACCTATAAAATAAAAAAAGGTGAAGCTCTTTTTGAAGAAGGCGAAGTAACCAATGGCGTTTTCTGTGTAAAAGATGGCGTTGGAAAGCTTTCAAAATTGAGTGCAAACGGAAAAGATCAAATTGTAAAATTGGTCAAATCTGGAGAACTTCTTGGACAGCGTTCTATGATTAGCAATGAGCCTGCAAATTTGACTGCAAAAGCAATTGCCGACATGGAGGTTTGTTTTATTCCTAAAACTGAAATCATCAATTTCTTTAATAATAACAATCAGTTTTCTTTAAATATGATGCAGTCTGTTTGTGAAGATTTAAAGGAATCTGAGAACGAAAAAATTGCTTTAGTTCAAAAAACTGTTAAGCAGAGACTTGCCGAAACTTTACTCCATCTACATGATGAATTTGGTGAAGATGCTGACAAAACACTTAAAGTTCAGCTAACAAGAGAAGAACTTGCGGGTATCATTGGTACTGCAACAGAAAGCTGTATTCGTTTATTATCTGATTTTAATAAATTAGGATTAATAGAGTTAGTTGGCAAAAAAATTATGCTTAAAGATGTTCGCGCTTTAAAGAAATTGGCCGACAACTAA
- the def gene encoding peptide deformylase, with product MILPIVGYGDPVLRKVGQDITPEYPNLKETIANMYETMYNAYGVGLAAPQVGLPIRLFVIDTTPFSDDEDLPSEEQKDLKGFKKTFINAKIVKEEGEEWGFNEGCLSIPDVREDVYRKPTVTIEYCEEDFVMKTEVFDGLIARVIQHEYDHIEGILFTDKISSLKKRLIQKKLKNITEGKTSQEYRMKFFAAKKAR from the coding sequence ATGATTTTACCAATTGTAGGATACGGTGATCCTGTTTTAAGAAAAGTTGGACAAGATATTACACCAGAATATCCAAACCTAAAAGAAACGATCGCAAATATGTACGAGACGATGTACAATGCGTATGGAGTTGGACTTGCAGCACCGCAAGTTGGACTGCCAATTCGTTTGTTTGTGATAGATACAACGCCTTTTAGTGATGATGAGGATCTTCCTTCAGAGGAACAAAAAGATTTGAAAGGCTTCAAGAAGACTTTTATCAATGCTAAAATCGTTAAAGAAGAAGGAGAAGAGTGGGGGTTTAATGAAGGCTGTTTGAGTATTCCAGATGTGCGTGAAGACGTTTACAGAAAACCAACTGTTACAATCGAGTATTGTGAAGAAGATTTCGTAATGAAAACGGAAGTTTTTGACGGATTAATCGCAAGAGTTATCCAGCACGAATATGATCATATTGAAGGAATCTTGTTTACAGATAAAATTTCTTCTCTTAAAAAGCGTTTGATCCAAAAGAAATTGAAAAACATTACTGAAGGAAAAACGTCTCAAGAATATAGAATGAAATTTTTCGCAGCTAAAAAAGCAAGATAA
- a CDS encoding DUF5606 family protein encodes MNLTKILAISGKPGLYELKVQTRTGFVAESLIDGKKITVNLKSNVSLLSEISIYTYEGEKPLTEVMQQIAVKENKGQAISHKEDNATLSAYFKQILPDYDEERVYPSDIKKVLSWYNTLQAKGLVTDLAPAAEEPKEEAPVAAEKPKKAPAAKKAKAKKEE; translated from the coding sequence ATGAATTTAACGAAAATTTTAGCCATTTCAGGAAAACCAGGTTTATACGAATTAAAAGTACAAACTCGTACAGGTTTTGTGGCGGAATCATTAATTGATGGGAAGAAGATTACTGTAAATCTAAAAAGCAATGTAAGTTTATTGTCTGAAATTTCGATTTATACTTATGAAGGCGAAAAACCGTTAACTGAAGTAATGCAGCAGATTGCCGTTAAAGAAAACAAAGGACAAGCTATCTCTCATAAAGAAGATAATGCTACTTTGTCTGCATATTTTAAACAAATTCTTCCAGATTACGACGAAGAAAGAGTTTATCCATCGGATATCAAAAAAGTATTAAGCTGGTACAACACGCTTCAAGCAAAAGGTTTAGTTACAGATTTAGCTCCTGCAGCTGAAGAACCAAAAGAAGAAGCTCCAGTTGCTGCTGAAAAACCTAAAAAAGCTCCAGCGGCTAAGAAAGCTAAAGCTAAAAAAGAAGAATAG
- the ccoS gene encoding cbb3-type cytochrome oxidase assembly protein CcoS — MSVIYLLISVSIFVAICFFIAFIAAVKSGQYDDDYTPSVRILFDDETKINSQNNNLPIEEKQV; from the coding sequence ATGAGTGTTATTTATCTATTAATTTCAGTAAGTATTTTTGTGGCAATCTGTTTCTTTATTGCCTTTATCGCAGCTGTCAAGTCTGGACAGTATGACGATGATTATACGCCTTCAGTCAGAATTCTTTTTGATGACGAAACCAAAATTAATTCCCAAAATAATAATTTACCAATCGAAGAAAAACAAGTATAA
- a CDS encoding FUSC family protein, giving the protein MIDRISKFTNSTSFLNASKVTIASVVPVLVLNFLGHFEIGFTIALGAFYTYPSDIPSSLSHKIKGLIAASFIVSGVNLLVNLVYPFPILFYIFLGFLLFLCSMISVYGQRATLISFSALLSISLSFGHLHEGWEAFEYSGFIFIGGILYLIVSLVFHFVQPYKYVELQIAEGIKLTAKYLKLRGDLWSPEANRTAIIEKQLAVQVELNLIHEDLRKMLIGNQNASGTTSQNRKMLLVFITLVEIQELALYTSFDHSKLHEKFAKHPDVLRTYQNVAYKLASTLKKLSKNVSHISVYVDKHDLKNELDALEFAIFDYEKSLGKEEAAEGVLMLTNMLKYAKNQVGKIKTIQRALSLAMQSYKLKDQDKELEKFLTPQYYPLRTLIENLSYSSSIFRHSIRLTITILIGFFLGQVLPFQNVYWILLTIVVIMRPGYGLTKERSYNRMFGTVLGGIIAFGIVSVIQNHVALSIFSIICMLLGISFTQINYKISATFVTMYVVFIYGILTPDINEVIQYRILDTLAGATLAFIANQFLWPAWEFINTPIHIENTIRANRNYLKEIADFYNKKGEVPTSYRLARKNAFVEIGNLMTSFQRMMQEPKSKQKTMPLVNKLVVLNHSLLSALASLSTYIQSHQTTSASDSFNYIIKTILANLDHSISVLRNEVVIQDTFFEKEDVTLQFEELKRRHFTRLAEDDDLDKETRQAKMQEAQMVIEQLIWMSNLAEKILKNTTDLKATNPD; this is encoded by the coding sequence ATGATTGATAGAATTTCGAAATTTACTAACAGTACTTCCTTTCTCAATGCTTCTAAAGTAACTATTGCTTCTGTTGTTCCTGTTTTAGTTTTAAATTTTCTAGGTCATTTCGAAATTGGTTTTACAATTGCGCTTGGTGCATTTTATACGTATCCCAGCGATATTCCGAGTTCTCTTAGCCATAAGATAAAAGGGTTAATTGCAGCTTCTTTTATTGTTTCTGGAGTTAATCTTTTGGTAAATCTCGTTTATCCATTTCCCATACTTTTTTATATATTTTTAGGTTTCCTACTGTTTTTATGTTCTATGATTTCGGTTTACGGACAGCGAGCCACTTTAATTTCTTTCTCTGCCTTATTATCGATTTCCTTATCCTTCGGACATTTGCACGAAGGTTGGGAAGCTTTTGAATATTCAGGCTTCATTTTTATTGGAGGAATTCTATATTTAATAGTGTCTCTGGTTTTCCATTTTGTACAGCCTTATAAATATGTAGAATTACAAATTGCCGAAGGAATAAAACTTACTGCCAAATACCTCAAGTTAAGAGGTGATTTATGGAGTCCCGAGGCTAATAGAACCGCTATTATCGAAAAACAGCTGGCTGTACAGGTAGAATTGAATCTTATTCACGAAGATTTAAGAAAAATGCTTATCGGAAACCAGAATGCATCTGGAACTACAAGCCAAAACCGAAAAATGCTTTTGGTTTTTATCACTTTAGTAGAAATTCAAGAATTAGCGCTATATACTTCTTTCGACCACAGCAAACTTCATGAAAAATTTGCCAAGCATCCTGATGTTTTAAGAACATATCAGAATGTTGCATACAAATTGGCTTCAACTCTAAAAAAACTTTCGAAAAATGTCAGCCATATTAGCGTTTATGTTGACAAACATGATTTAAAAAATGAATTGGACGCACTGGAATTTGCCATTTTTGATTACGAAAAATCATTAGGAAAAGAAGAAGCCGCAGAAGGTGTTTTAATGCTGACCAATATGCTGAAATATGCTAAAAATCAGGTTGGAAAAATTAAAACGATTCAGCGTGCGCTTTCTTTGGCAATGCAATCCTACAAACTGAAAGATCAAGACAAAGAGCTTGAAAAATTCTTAACACCACAATATTATCCGTTACGAACTTTAATTGAAAACTTAAGCTATTCTTCTTCTATTTTCAGACATTCGATACGATTAACGATTACTATTTTGATTGGTTTCTTTCTCGGACAGGTTCTGCCATTTCAAAACGTATATTGGATTCTTCTTACTATTGTAGTAATCATGCGTCCTGGTTATGGTTTAACCAAAGAAAGATCATACAATAGAATGTTCGGTACTGTTTTGGGAGGAATTATAGCTTTCGGAATCGTATCTGTCATTCAGAACCATGTTGCATTGAGTATTTTCTCTATTATATGTATGCTTCTTGGAATTTCATTTACGCAAATCAATTACAAGATCAGTGCGACATTTGTTACGATGTATGTCGTTTTTATCTACGGAATTTTAACTCCAGACATCAATGAAGTTATTCAATACAGAATATTAGATACACTTGCAGGAGCAACTTTAGCTTTTATTGCCAATCAGTTTTTATGGCCTGCTTGGGAATTCATCAATACGCCTATTCATATTGAAAATACAATTCGCGCCAATAGAAATTACTTAAAAGAAATTGCCGATTTTTATAATAAAAAAGGTGAAGTGCCGACTTCGTATCGTCTAGCAAGAAAAAATGCGTTTGTTGAAATAGGGAATTTAATGACTTCTTTTCAGCGTATGATGCAGGAACCTAAGTCAAAACAAAAAACAATGCCATTGGTAAATAAGTTGGTGGTTTTAAATCACTCCTTATTGTCTGCTTTAGCATCGCTGTCAACTTATATCCAGTCGCACCAAACAACATCTGCATCAGATTCTTTCAATTATATTATCAAAACCATTCTAGCTAATCTAGATCATTCAATTTCCGTTTTAAGAAACGAAGTTGTGATACAAGATACTTTTTTCGAAAAAGAAGATGTGACTTTACAGTTTGAAGAATTAAAACGCAGACATTTTACTCGTTTAGCCGAAGATGATGATTTAGACAAAGAAACACGTCAAGCCAAAATGCAAGAAGCGCAAATGGTAATTGAACAATTAATCTGGATGAGCAATCTAGCAGAAAAGATTCTAAAAAACACAACCGACTTAAAAGCAACAAATCCAGATTAA
- a CDS encoding heavy metal translocating P-type ATPase encodes MREQSCFHCGLTIEQNEEIDFDDKKFCCTGCKTVYEIFSINDLTSYYDFEKSPGATPQDIKGKYDFLENETILAKVLEFQEGNTSIVSLNIPHIHCSSCIWILENLNRLQSGISTSQVNFHEKKVRITFNSDVVSLKEIVYLLSSIGYEPYISLENYGTAKAKVDRSLTYKLGVAFFCFGNIMLLSFPEYFEMKEFWLDSYKPFFRLLIFLLALPTFLYSASGYYVSAYHSIRTRMLNIDIPIALGIIVMFIRSTYDMLMDHGPGFFDSLASLIFFMLLGKMFQIKTYSFLSFERDFKSYFPIAVTKINKDTSEENVAIYDVLKGDRLLIRNQELIPVDGILISESAEIDYSFVTGEAVPITKKSGDKVFAGGKQIGKVIEMEVLHSVSQSYLTQLWSNEIFQKKVDQKHKTITDAISRYFTPILLLIAFAGFGYWIFIDANIAFNVFTAVLIVACPCALALTAPFTFGNILRILGKKKFYLKNAVVIEQLAKVDTIVFDKTGTITTNKKSNIMYEGDLISDSDTVLIKNVLRGSNHPLSRMLYDFLPEAKRINIEDFQEITGKGILAVAEGKEIRVGSGQFVDDIVVDGSEIEKTALHIKIEGMYFGKFTFQNQYREGLEKLFTNLSKDYQIKVLSGDNDGERSNLEAILPKGTELIFNQKPEQKLEYIKQLQEKGQNVMMVGDGLNDAGALAQGNVGISISENVNVFSPACDAILDATEFSRLNYFLKLSHKAILIIKMSFGLSLLYNVVGLAFAVTGNLLPLVAAIIMPLSTITIVSFVTFMSNYFSNRNLE; translated from the coding sequence ATGAGGGAGCAAAGTTGTTTTCATTGTGGTTTAACTATTGAACAAAATGAAGAAATTGATTTTGATGATAAGAAGTTTTGTTGCACAGGCTGTAAAACAGTTTACGAAATTTTCAGCATCAATGACCTGACATCGTATTATGATTTTGAAAAGTCTCCAGGCGCCACTCCGCAAGACATTAAAGGGAAATATGATTTTTTAGAAAATGAAACTATACTCGCAAAGGTTTTAGAGTTTCAAGAAGGAAACACATCGATTGTTTCATTAAATATTCCGCATATTCACTGCAGTTCTTGTATTTGGATATTAGAAAACCTAAATCGCCTTCAGTCAGGAATTAGTACCTCTCAAGTTAACTTTCATGAAAAGAAAGTTAGAATTACGTTTAATTCTGATGTAGTTTCTTTAAAAGAAATAGTTTATCTTCTAAGTTCTATAGGTTATGAGCCTTATATTAGTTTAGAAAATTACGGAACTGCAAAAGCAAAAGTCGACAGAAGTTTAACCTATAAATTGGGTGTTGCATTTTTCTGTTTCGGAAATATTATGCTGCTTTCATTTCCAGAATATTTCGAAATGAAAGAATTCTGGTTAGATAGTTATAAACCGTTTTTTCGATTACTTATTTTTCTCCTAGCATTACCCACTTTTTTATACTCAGCGAGCGGATATTATGTTTCTGCATACCATAGTATTAGAACGAGAATGCTTAATATTGATATTCCGATCGCATTGGGAATTATCGTGATGTTTATTCGTAGCACATATGATATGCTGATGGATCACGGTCCAGGATTTTTTGACAGTTTGGCCAGCTTGATATTTTTTATGCTTCTTGGCAAAATGTTTCAGATTAAAACCTATAGTTTTTTAAGTTTCGAAAGGGATTTTAAATCCTATTTTCCAATCGCCGTTACCAAAATCAATAAAGATACTTCAGAAGAAAACGTTGCCATTTATGATGTTCTTAAAGGAGACCGATTGCTAATAAGAAATCAGGAACTTATTCCAGTTGATGGAATTTTAATAAGCGAAAGCGCTGAAATTGATTATAGCTTTGTTACAGGAGAAGCAGTCCCAATTACTAAAAAATCTGGTGATAAAGTCTTTGCTGGAGGAAAGCAAATTGGTAAAGTGATCGAAATGGAAGTTTTACATTCGGTTTCTCAAAGTTATTTAACCCAATTGTGGAGTAACGAAATCTTTCAGAAAAAAGTAGACCAAAAGCACAAAACCATAACAGATGCGATAAGCCGATATTTTACCCCCATATTATTGCTCATTGCATTTGCTGGTTTTGGTTATTGGATTTTTATAGATGCAAATATTGCTTTTAATGTTTTTACAGCAGTATTGATTGTAGCTTGCCCTTGTGCATTGGCTCTAACTGCTCCGTTTACTTTTGGAAACATATTAAGAATTTTAGGTAAAAAGAAATTCTATTTAAAAAATGCTGTGGTAATCGAACAGCTTGCCAAAGTTGATACTATTGTTTTTGATAAAACAGGAACAATTACGACCAACAAGAAATCAAATATAATGTATGAAGGTGATCTTATTTCAGATTCAGATACTGTATTGATAAAAAATGTATTACGAGGTTCAAATCATCCGTTAAGCCGAATGCTTTATGATTTTCTTCCAGAAGCTAAACGTATTAATATTGAAGATTTCCAAGAAATTACAGGAAAAGGAATTTTAGCAGTTGCTGAGGGTAAAGAAATTAGAGTTGGTTCAGGACAATTTGTAGATGATATAGTTGTGGACGGTTCAGAAATAGAAAAAACGGCACTACATATTAAGATAGAAGGGATGTATTTTGGAAAGTTTACGTTCCAGAACCAATATAGAGAAGGTTTAGAAAAACTTTTCACGAATCTGAGCAAAGATTACCAAATAAAAGTACTTTCTGGTGACAATGATGGCGAAAGGTCAAATCTGGAAGCTATACTGCCAAAAGGTACCGAATTGATATTCAATCAAAAACCAGAGCAAAAACTCGAATATATCAAACAGCTTCAAGAAAAAGGGCAAAATGTAATGATGGTAGGAGATGGATTAAATGATGCTGGAGCATTGGCACAGGGCAATGTTGGGATTTCGATATCAGAAAATGTAAATGTTTTTTCGCCTGCATGTGATGCTATTTTGGATGCAACAGAATTTTCGCGTCTCAATTACTTTTTAAAGCTTTCTCACAAAGCAATTTTGATTATAAAGATGAGTTTTGGTCTTTCATTGCTCTATAACGTTGTTGGACTTGCATTTGCGGTTACAGGAAATCTGCTTCCACTGGTTGCTGCGATCATTATGCCATTGAGTACAATTACGATTGTAAGTTTTGTGACTTTTATGTCTAACTATTTCAGCAACAGAAATTTAGAATGA
- the mazG gene encoding nucleoside triphosphate pyrophosphohydrolase: MSRENQLKAFERLLNIMDELREQCPWDKKQTLQTLRHLTIEETYELGDAILDNDLNEVKKELGDLLLHIVFYAKIGSETNDFDIADVCNEICDKLIHRHPHIYGDVKVENEEEVKQNWEKLKLKEGKKSVLEGVPRSLPALVKASRIQDKVKGVGFDWEEPHQVWDKVQEELQELQDEVKSGNQDKIEDEFGDVLFSMINYARFLNVNPEDALERTNKKFIKRFQYLESKANELGKPLMDMTLTEMDVFWNEAKKL; this comes from the coding sequence ATGAGCAGAGAAAACCAGTTAAAAGCATTTGAGAGATTATTGAATATCATGGATGAACTTCGTGAGCAATGTCCGTGGGATAAAAAACAAACTCTCCAGACATTAAGACATTTGACAATTGAAGAAACTTACGAACTGGGAGATGCTATTCTGGATAATGATTTAAATGAAGTTAAAAAAGAATTGGGAGATTTACTGCTTCACATTGTTTTCTATGCCAAAATAGGCAGTGAAACTAACGATTTTGATATTGCTGATGTCTGTAATGAAATCTGCGATAAATTGATTCATCGTCATCCTCATATCTATGGAGACGTGAAAGTAGAAAATGAAGAAGAGGTAAAACAAAACTGGGAAAAATTAAAACTTAAAGAAGGCAAGAAGTCTGTTTTAGAAGGCGTTCCGAGAAGTCTTCCTGCTTTAGTGAAAGCAAGTCGAATTCAAGATAAGGTAAAAGGAGTGGGGTTTGATTGGGAAGAACCTCATCAGGTTTGGGATAAAGTGCAAGAAGAATTACAGGAATTACAAGACGAAGTAAAATCGGGAAACCAAGACAAAATCGAAGATGAATTCGGAGATGTTTTGTTTTCGATGATTAATTACGCTCGATTTTTGAATGTAAATCCGGAAGATGCTTTAGAAAGAACCAATAAAAAATTCATTAAACGTTTTCAGTACCTGGAAAGTAAAGCCAACGAATTAGGGAAACCATTAATGGATATGACACTAACAGAAATGGATGTTTTTTGGAATGAAGCTAAAAAACTTTAG